A window of the Janthinobacterium agaricidamnosum NBRC 102515 = DSM 9628 genome harbors these coding sequences:
- a CDS encoding RsmB/NOP family class I SAM-dependent RNA methyltransferase, producing MRLPPAILANTEEVLREILRFTAPADTTLSRYFRDHPRLGSRERGAVAEGIYAVLRNKSFFTDFAEGGNGPTMRRLTILGLAEAMGVDSLGGLTEEEVEWLERIKQIDRSLMQPLMRANMPKWLFDKLIAQYGEAETMALADALNAPAPLDLRVNSLKSTREDVMSALAEAPILSTPTPYAPLGLRVLKKPSLQNMPLFQSGAIEVQDEGSQILSQIVGAKRGEMVVDFCAGAGGKTLALGALMRNTGRLYAFDVSEKRLAKLKPRMARSGLSNVHPVQIAHERDAKIKRLAGKIDRVLVDAPCSGLGTLRRNPDVKWRQQPQSLVELQAKQAAILDGAARLVKGGGRLVYATCSFLNEENDQIAEQFLAAHPDFFLLPMSQVLAEQKIDLEMGDYLKLLPNKHQTDGFFAAVFERKPMVKKVYADEKPSEQAAE from the coding sequence ATGAGATTGCCACCAGCAATTCTTGCCAATACCGAAGAAGTATTGCGCGAAATTTTACGTTTTACGGCGCCAGCCGACACCACTTTGTCGCGTTATTTCCGCGACCATCCGCGCCTCGGTTCGCGCGAACGCGGTGCTGTCGCCGAAGGTATTTACGCCGTGCTGCGCAATAAATCATTCTTCACCGATTTTGCCGAAGGCGGCAACGGCCCGACCATGCGCCGCCTGACCATCCTTGGCCTGGCCGAAGCGATGGGCGTCGATTCGCTGGGCGGCTTGACCGAAGAAGAAGTCGAATGGCTGGAACGCATCAAGCAAATCGACCGCAGCCTGATGCAGCCGCTGATGCGCGCCAACATGCCGAAATGGCTGTTCGACAAGCTGATTGCCCAGTATGGCGAAGCCGAAACGATGGCGCTGGCCGATGCGCTGAACGCGCCGGCGCCGCTGGACCTGCGCGTCAACTCGCTGAAATCGACCCGCGAAGACGTGATGTCGGCGCTGGCCGAAGCGCCTATCCTGAGCACCCCGACGCCTTACGCGCCGCTCGGTTTGCGCGTGCTGAAAAAGCCGTCGCTGCAAAACATGCCGCTGTTCCAGAGCGGCGCCATCGAAGTGCAGGACGAGGGCAGCCAGATCCTGTCGCAAATCGTCGGCGCCAAGCGCGGCGAAATGGTGGTCGATTTCTGCGCCGGCGCGGGCGGCAAGACGCTGGCATTGGGCGCGCTGATGCGCAATACCGGCCGCTTGTATGCATTCGACGTCTCGGAAAAACGCCTGGCCAAGCTGAAACCGCGCATGGCGCGCAGCGGCTTGTCGAATGTGCATCCGGTGCAGATCGCGCATGAACGCGATGCCAAGATCAAGCGCCTGGCGGGCAAGATCGACCGCGTGCTGGTCGATGCGCCATGCAGCGGCCTGGGAACCTTGCGCCGCAATCCTGACGTCAAATGGCGTCAACAGCCGCAATCGCTGGTCGAACTGCAGGCAAAACAAGCCGCGATTCTCGACGGCGCGGCGCGCCTGGTAAAAGGCGGCGGCCGCCTGGTGTATGCGACTTGCAGCTTTTTGAACGAAGAAAACGATCAGATCGCCGAACAATTCCTGGCCGCCCATCCGGACTTCTTCTTGCTGCCGATGTCGCAAGTGCTGGCGGAACAGAAGATTGACCTGGAAATGGGCGATTACCTGAAGTTGCTGCCTAACAAGCATCAAACCGACGGTTTCTTCGCGGCCGTGTTCGAGCGCAAGCCGATGGTGAAAAAAGTCTATGCCGATGAAAAACCATCGGAACAGGCTGCAGAATAA
- a CDS encoding mechanosensitive ion channel family protein codes for MARTARGWLLRREPAASAAARFGAESFVRVLAPLMIAALLAIAKYFLSLTQTVHVLSVALPLCTSLALIRFGFYLLRRVFARHGEVTATMLLFEKVFAVVVWLGVALYITGLWPGLLEFLDNTMVPLGRNKVSLETILQAAVSVVLLMILAMWAGAALDERLMKMSGLHSSLRVVMSRMGRAVLILVSVLVSLSLVGIDLTVLSVFGGAFGVALGFGLQKIAANYVSGFIILLDRSLTIGDMITVDKYSGKVTQINTRYTVLQGLDGVESVVPNEMLISGGVQNMSLSNRMVALSTSVSVAYDTDIDMVLPLLAAAAASIPRVSRTQPPSATLVRFGADGIDLQLGFWIADPENGRGGVTSDVNRAIWRALQEHKISVPYTQREVRIIGMPGPVAAAGTGMVPEQPATQRP; via the coding sequence TTGGCGCGAACGGCCCGCGGCTGGCTGTTGCGGCGCGAGCCGGCGGCTTCCGCAGCGGCGCGTTTCGGCGCCGAGAGCTTTGTGCGGGTACTGGCGCCGTTGATGATCGCCGCCTTGCTGGCGATCGCCAAATATTTCCTTTCCCTCACACAAACAGTCCACGTATTGAGCGTAGCCTTGCCGCTGTGCACGTCGCTGGCGCTGATCCGTTTTGGTTTTTACCTGCTGCGCCGCGTCTTTGCGCGCCACGGCGAAGTCACGGCCACCATGCTGCTGTTTGAAAAGGTGTTTGCCGTGGTGGTGTGGCTGGGCGTGGCGCTGTATATCACCGGCTTGTGGCCGGGCCTGCTGGAATTCCTCGACAACACCATGGTGCCGCTGGGGCGCAACAAGGTTTCCCTGGAAACAATTTTGCAGGCCGCCGTATCGGTGGTGCTGCTGATGATACTGGCGATGTGGGCTGGCGCCGCGCTGGATGAGCGCCTGATGAAAATGTCAGGCTTGCATTCGTCGTTGCGGGTGGTGATGTCGCGCATGGGGCGCGCCGTGCTGATCCTGGTGTCGGTGCTGGTCAGCCTGTCGCTGGTGGGCATCGATTTGACGGTGTTGTCGGTTTTTGGCGGCGCGTTTGGCGTGGCGCTGGGGTTTGGCTTGCAAAAGATCGCCGCCAATTATGTGTCGGGCTTCATTATCTTGCTGGACCGCAGCCTGACCATCGGCGATATGATCACGGTCGATAAATACAGCGGAAAAGTGACCCAGATCAATACCCGCTACACGGTATTGCAAGGCCTCGATGGCGTGGAATCGGTGGTGCCGAATGAAATGCTGATTTCCGGCGGCGTGCAAAACATGTCGTTGTCGAACCGCATGGTGGCGCTGTCGACGTCGGTGTCGGTGGCTTACGACACCGATATCGACATGGTGCTGCCGCTGCTGGCCGCGGCGGCAGCCAGCATTCCGCGCGTGTCCAGGACCCAGCCGCCATCGGCGACGCTGGTGCGTTTCGGCGCCGACGGCATCGATTTGCAGCTTGGTTTCTGGATCGCCGATCCGGAGAATGGCCGCGGCGGCGTGACGTCGGACGTCAACCGCGCCATCTGGCGCGCGCTGCAGGAGCATAAGATTTCCGTGCCTTATACGCAGCGTGAAGTGCGCATCATCGGCATGCCGGGTCCCGTTGCGGCGGCCGGCACCGGCATGGTGCCTGAACAGCCCGCCACGCAACGTCCTTAA
- a CDS encoding DesA family fatty acid desaturase — MTFSSVLNAVLEFLVTGVTNLSAWQVFFYTLAVTHITIASVTIYLHRHQTHRALELHAIPSHFFRFWLWLTTGQVTKEWAAIHRKHHAKCETEEDPHSPVMRGIKKVFWEGAELYRAESKNLETMEKYGHGTPTDWIERNLYTKYSWLGVVSLFFINFILFGVIGISVWAVQMMWIPVTAAGIINGIGHYWGYRNYDCADAATNIIPFGILIGGEELHNNHHTFATSAKLSSKWYEIDIGWAYIRGLEMLGMAKVKKRAPAPKFSHGKLEADFDTLQSVIANRYDVMSKYAKSIKHAWKEELEHLKSKAELESRFLKSSRKLMQREPGKLEGAQQQQLFELFQHSKALETMHHMRVELGMIWERSHFTRDQLLHKLQDWCVRAEESGIKSLQDFSLRLRSYA; from the coding sequence ATGACTTTTAGTTCAGTTTTAAACGCAGTACTGGAATTCCTGGTGACAGGCGTCACCAATTTATCCGCTTGGCAAGTTTTCTTTTACACGCTGGCAGTGACCCATATTACGATCGCCAGCGTCACCATCTACCTGCACCGCCATCAAACGCACCGGGCGCTGGAATTGCACGCCATTCCCAGCCACTTCTTCCGTTTCTGGCTGTGGCTGACCACCGGCCAGGTGACCAAGGAGTGGGCGGCGATCCACCGCAAGCACCATGCCAAGTGCGAAACCGAAGAGGACCCGCACAGCCCGGTCATGCGCGGCATCAAGAAAGTGTTTTGGGAAGGCGCCGAACTGTATCGCGCCGAATCGAAAAACCTGGAAACCATGGAAAAGTATGGCCATGGCACGCCGACCGACTGGATCGAGCGCAATCTGTACACCAAATATAGCTGGCTGGGCGTGGTGTCCTTGTTTTTCATTAACTTCATTTTGTTTGGCGTGATCGGCATCAGCGTGTGGGCCGTGCAAATGATGTGGATACCGGTCACTGCCGCCGGCATCATCAACGGTATCGGCCACTACTGGGGTTACCGCAACTACGATTGCGCCGACGCAGCCACCAACATCATTCCGTTCGGTATCCTGATCGGCGGTGAGGAACTGCATAATAATCACCATACGTTTGCAACGTCGGCGAAACTGTCGTCAAAATGGTATGAAATCGATATTGGCTGGGCCTATATCCGGGGCCTGGAAATGCTCGGCATGGCCAAGGTCAAGAAACGCGCACCGGCGCCGAAGTTTTCCCATGGCAAGCTTGAAGCCGACTTCGACACCTTGCAATCGGTGATCGCCAACCGCTACGACGTGATGTCGAAGTACGCCAAGTCGATCAAGCATGCGTGGAAGGAAGAACTGGAACACTTGAAGAGCAAGGCCGAACTGGAATCGCGCTTCTTGAAGTCGTCGCGCAAATTGATGCAGCGCGAGCCAGGCAAGCTGGAAGGCGCCCAGCAACAGCAATTGTTTGAATTGTTCCAACATAGTAAAGCGCTGGAAACCATGCACCATATGCGGGTCGAGCTGGGCATGATCTGGGAACGTTCCCATTTCACCCGCGATCAATTGCTGCACAAGTTGCAAGACTGGTGCGTGCGGGCTGAAGAGTCCGGCATCAAGTCGCTGCAGGATTTTTCCTTGCGCCTGCGCAGCTACGCCTAA
- the rpmG gene encoding 50S ribosomal protein L33 — translation MAKSGRDKIKLESTAGTGHFYTTTKNKRTTPAKMEIMKFDPKARKHVTYKETKIK, via the coding sequence ATGGCAAAATCAGGCCGCGACAAAATCAAGTTAGAATCGACCGCAGGTACCGGTCACTTCTACACGACCACCAAAAACAAACGTACGACGCCTGCGAAAATGGAGATCATGAAATTTGATCCTAAAGCACGCAAGCACGTAACGTACAAAGAAACCAAGATCAAGTAA
- the rpmB gene encoding 50S ribosomal protein L28, translating into MARVCQVTGKKPMVGNNVSHANNKTKRRFLPNLQNRRIFVESENRWVSLRLSNAGLRVIDKVGIDAVLVDMRARGEKV; encoded by the coding sequence ATGGCACGTGTTTGCCAAGTCACTGGGAAGAAGCCGATGGTCGGCAACAATGTTTCCCATGCAAACAACAAAACCAAACGTCGTTTTTTGCCTAACTTGCAAAATCGTCGTATTTTTGTTGAATCTGAAAACCGCTGGGTCTCCCTGCGTTTGTCCAACGCCGGTCTGCGCGTCATCGATAAAGTCGGCATCGACGCCGTATTGGTCGACATGCGCGCTCGTGGCGAAAAAGTCTAA
- the radC gene encoding RadC family protein, which produces MTIKDWPAGERPRERLISEGPHALSDAELLAVFLRTGVRGKSAVQLARDTVDHFGSLRGLFGASLINFSAVHGLGSAKFAQLQAVLELAKRAIGEELQAGQTLGSPEIVKHYLRLILNNKSHESFYVLFLDVKNRLIEAKEMFRGTLTHTSVYPREVVMEALARNAASVMLAHNHPSGSPEPSESDLLLTRALMQALALVDVRILDHFVVAGNQVHSFAEHGQL; this is translated from the coding sequence ATGACAATCAAGGATTGGCCAGCCGGGGAACGCCCGCGCGAACGCCTGATCAGCGAAGGACCGCACGCCTTGTCGGACGCCGAATTGCTGGCGGTATTCCTGCGTACCGGCGTGCGCGGCAAGAGCGCGGTGCAACTGGCGCGCGACACGGTCGACCACTTCGGATCGTTGCGCGGCCTGTTCGGCGCCAGCCTGATCAATTTTTCCGCAGTGCATGGCCTGGGCTCGGCCAAATTCGCCCAATTGCAAGCGGTGCTGGAACTGGCCAAGCGCGCCATTGGCGAAGAATTACAGGCGGGACAGACTTTAGGTTCACCGGAAATCGTGAAGCACTATCTACGTTTGATCTTAAACAACAAAAGCCACGAATCTTTTTATGTGTTGTTCCTGGACGTCAAAAACCGCCTGATCGAAGCGAAGGAAATGTTTCGCGGCACCTTGACGCATACCAGCGTCTATCCGCGCGAAGTGGTGATGGAAGCACTGGCGCGCAATGCCGCCAGCGTCATGCTGGCCCATAACCACCCGTCCGGTTCGCCGGAGCCGAGCGAATCGGACTTGCTGCTGACCCGCGCACTGATGCAGGCGCTGGCCCTGGTCGATGTGCGCATCCTCGATCATTTTGTCGTCGCCGGCAACCAGGTGCATTCCTTTGCCGAACATGGCCAGCTGTAG
- a CDS encoding FKBP-type peptidyl-prolyl cis-trans isomerase, whose protein sequence is MSNAQPAVVTSSAYLTLHYRLATADGTDIVTTFNGNPATLMLGQGQLAPFLEEILIGLPEGAHQTFELAAGQGFGERNPELVQSVTRATLDENSVPGADYKVGDLVDFAAPGGGRFAGVLRELKEDSALFDFNHPLAGQPLKFEVKLISVL, encoded by the coding sequence ATGTCCAACGCGCAACCTGCAGTCGTCACGTCGTCTGCTTACCTCACTCTGCATTATCGGCTCGCGACAGCGGACGGTACTGATATTGTCACAACATTTAACGGAAACCCGGCCACTTTGATGCTGGGCCAGGGGCAACTGGCGCCGTTTTTGGAAGAAATCCTGATTGGCTTGCCTGAAGGCGCGCATCAAACCTTCGAGTTGGCCGCCGGCCAGGGTTTCGGCGAACGCAATCCGGAGCTGGTGCAGTCGGTCACGCGCGCCACGCTGGATGAGAATTCGGTGCCGGGCGCGGACTATAAAGTAGGCGACCTGGTCGACTTCGCGGCACCGGGCGGCGGGCGTTTTGCCGGCGTGTTGCGCGAACTTAAAGAAGATTCGGCGCTGTTCGACTTTAATCATCCGCTGGCTGGCCAGCCTTTGAAGTTTGAAGTGAAGCTCATTTCGGTGCTTTAA
- the ispH gene encoding 4-hydroxy-3-methylbut-2-enyl diphosphate reductase, with amino-acid sequence MDKEILLAQPRGFCAGVDRAIEIVERALSQFGAPIYVRHEIVHNAYVVADLRNKGAIFIDELDDVPSGNTLVFSAHGVSKAVRAEAEARGLSIFDATCPLVTKVHVEVAKMRREGREIVMIGHDGHPEVEGTMGQAELGMHLVETLDDVAKLQVGDPEMLAYVSQTTLSVDDTADIIVALKQRFPSIVEPKKGDICYATTNRQEAVKFMAPQVDMVIVVGSPNSSNSNRLREVAEKKGTPAYMVDNASQIEQGWLVGKVRIGVTAGASAPEVLVQAVIDRLKELGARSVRALDGVQESVTFPIPKGLDGVKSNNA; translated from the coding sequence ATGGATAAAGAAATCTTACTGGCGCAACCGCGCGGTTTTTGCGCCGGCGTCGACCGCGCCATTGAAATCGTCGAGCGTGCCTTGTCGCAGTTCGGCGCGCCAATTTATGTACGCCATGAAATCGTGCACAACGCGTATGTGGTCGCCGATTTGCGCAACAAGGGGGCGATTTTCATCGATGAACTGGACGATGTTCCTTCCGGCAACACGCTGGTGTTTTCCGCCCACGGCGTGTCGAAGGCGGTACGGGCCGAGGCGGAAGCGCGCGGTTTGAGCATTTTCGATGCGACGTGCCCGCTGGTCACCAAGGTTCACGTCGAGGTCGCGAAGATGCGCCGCGAAGGCCGCGAAATCGTCATGATCGGCCACGACGGCCACCCGGAAGTGGAAGGCACGATGGGGCAGGCCGAACTGGGCATGCACTTGGTGGAAACGCTGGACGATGTCGCCAAGCTGCAAGTCGGCGATCCTGAGATGCTGGCCTATGTATCGCAAACCACTTTGTCGGTCGACGATACGGCCGATATTATTGTTGCGCTTAAGCAACGCTTCCCCTCGATCGTCGAGCCGAAAAAAGGCGATATTTGCTACGCCACCACCAACCGCCAGGAAGCCGTAAAGTTCATGGCGCCGCAGGTGGACATGGTGATCGTGGTCGGCAGCCCGAACAGTTCGAACTCGAACCGGCTGCGCGAAGTGGCAGAGAAAAAGGGGACGCCGGCGTATATGGTGGATAATGCGTCGCAAATCGAGCAAGGCTGGCTGGTTGGCAAGGTGCGCATCGGCGTCACCGCCGGCGCCTCGGCGCCCGAAGTGCTGGTGCAGGCGGTGATCGACCGCTTGAAGGAATTGGGTGCGCGCAGCGTGCGCGCGCTCGATGGCGTGCAAGAGTCGGTGACGTTCCCGATACCGAAAGGTTTGGACGGTGTCAAGAGTAATAATGCGTAG
- a CDS encoding branched-chain amino acid ABC transporter permease, producing the protein MDTFIQQIINGLVLGSMYALVALGYTMVYGVLNLINFAHGEVMMIGAMVGLTIIKLLTAYYPGLPGYWMLAIAIAGAVPACMLVNVIIERIAYRRLRNAPRLAPLITAIGISILLQTLAMLVWGRNPLPFPQLLSSDPINIGGAVISQTQVLLLALAAFSMAALVLLVEKTKMGRAMRATAENPRVAGLMGVDSDKVIVATFAVGAALAAVAGVMWGANYSSIHFAMGAIPGLKAFSAAVLGGIGNIYGAMVGGILLGIIESLGAGYIGDVTGGFLGSNYQDIFAFIVLIIVLTIRPSGIMGERVADRA; encoded by the coding sequence ATGGATACATTTATCCAACAAATCATCAATGGTCTGGTGCTTGGCAGCATGTACGCGCTGGTCGCCCTGGGTTATACGATGGTGTACGGGGTACTCAATCTGATCAACTTCGCGCACGGCGAAGTGATGATGATAGGCGCGATGGTCGGTTTGACCATCATCAAATTGCTGACGGCCTATTATCCCGGCTTGCCCGGCTACTGGATGTTGGCGATTGCCATCGCCGGCGCGGTTCCGGCCTGCATGCTGGTCAATGTGATCATCGAACGGATCGCTTACCGCCGGCTGCGCAACGCGCCCCGGCTGGCGCCGCTGATCACCGCGATCGGTATTTCGATCCTGCTGCAAACGCTGGCGATGCTGGTCTGGGGCCGTAATCCGCTGCCATTCCCGCAATTGCTGTCCAGCGACCCGATCAATATCGGCGGCGCCGTGATTTCGCAAACCCAGGTCTTGCTGCTGGCCCTCGCGGCGTTTTCGATGGCGGCGCTGGTCTTGCTGGTGGAAAAAACCAAGATGGGCCGCGCGATGCGCGCGACGGCGGAAAATCCGCGCGTGGCCGGCTTGATGGGCGTCGATTCCGACAAGGTTATCGTGGCCACGTTCGCCGTCGGCGCGGCGCTGGCGGCGGTGGCCGGCGTGATGTGGGGCGCCAATTATTCGTCGATCCACTTCGCGATGGGCGCGATTCCCGGCCTGAAAGCCTTTTCGGCTGCGGTGCTGGGCGGTATCGGCAATATCTACGGTGCCATGGTCGGCGGTATCTTGCTGGGCATCATAGAAAGCCTGGGCGCAGGGTATATCGGCGATGTCACCGGCGGTTTCCTCGGCAGTAACTACCAGGATATCTTCGCCTTCATCGTGCTGATCATCGTGTTGACCATCCGTCCATCCGGCATCATGGGCGAACGTGTCGCCGACCGCGCCTGA
- a CDS encoding ABC transporter permease subunit yields MAILDFDVKKNPGKAYAGMVGLAALLIVFPFFAAQFGNSWVRIIDMALLYIMLALGLNIVVGFAGLLDLGYIAFYAVGAYLTALLSSPQFAILLESLVNQYPVLGDTLVHLMGPDIRENGIHLSVWAIVPLAAAVAGLFGALLGAPTLKLRGDYLAIVTLGFGEIIRIFMNNLNEPINFTNGPQGINLVDPIRIFGVSLAGEQGSNSTVVLGGFSMPSVNAYYFLFLFLCIAVVFITKRLQHSRLGRAWVAIREDEIAAKAMGINTRNVKLLAFSMGASFGGVAGAMFAAFQGFVSPESFSLTESIAVLAMVVLGGIGHIPGVIMGGVILASIPEVLRHAVEPAQQALFGHVVVEAEVLRQLLYGLAMVLIMLNRPAGLWPAPKSEDRPTADVDTDKPGPSSGVMSA; encoded by the coding sequence ATGGCTATCTTAGATTTCGACGTCAAAAAAAATCCCGGCAAGGCGTACGCCGGCATGGTCGGCCTGGCGGCATTGCTGATCGTTTTCCCGTTCTTCGCGGCCCAGTTCGGCAATTCGTGGGTGCGCATCATCGACATGGCGCTGCTGTACATCATGCTGGCGCTCGGCTTGAACATCGTGGTCGGTTTCGCCGGCTTGCTGGACCTGGGCTATATCGCATTTTATGCGGTCGGCGCGTATTTGACGGCCTTGCTGTCGTCGCCGCAATTCGCGATCTTGCTGGAATCGCTGGTGAATCAATATCCGGTGCTGGGCGATACGCTGGTGCACCTGATGGGACCGGACATCCGTGAAAACGGCATCCACCTGTCGGTCTGGGCCATCGTGCCGCTGGCGGCCGCGGTGGCGGGCCTGTTTGGCGCGCTGCTGGGCGCGCCGACGCTGAAGCTGCGCGGCGACTACCTGGCCATCGTGACGCTGGGTTTCGGCGAAATCATCCGCATCTTCATGAACAACCTGAACGAGCCGATCAATTTCACCAACGGTCCGCAAGGCATCAACCTGGTCGATCCGATCCGCATCTTCGGGGTATCGCTGGCCGGCGAGCAAGGTTCCAACAGCACCGTGGTGCTGGGCGGCTTTTCGATGCCGTCGGTGAACGCCTATTACTTCCTGTTCTTGTTCCTGTGCATCGCCGTGGTATTCATCACCAAGCGCCTGCAGCATTCGCGCCTGGGCCGCGCCTGGGTCGCGATCCGCGAGGATGAAATCGCCGCCAAGGCGATGGGCATCAATACCCGCAACGTCAAATTGCTGGCCTTTTCGATGGGCGCCTCGTTCGGCGGCGTGGCTGGCGCGATGTTTGCCGCGTTCCAGGGCTTTGTGTCGCCGGAATCGTTTTCGCTGACCGAGTCGATCGCCGTGCTGGCCATGGTGGTGTTGGGCGGTATCGGCCACATCCCCGGGGTGATCATGGGCGGCGTGATCCTGGCGTCGATTCCGGAAGTGCTGCGCCACGCGGTCGAACCGGCGCAACAGGCGCTGTTCGGCCATGTCGTGGTCGAGGCCGAAGTGTTGCGCCAGTTGCTGTACGGCCTGGCCATGGTGCTGATCATGCTGAACCGTCCAGCCGGCCTGTGGCCTGCGCCGAAGAGCGAAGACCGGCCCACCGCCGATGTCGATACCGATAAACCAGGGCCGTCCAGCGGCGTGATGTCTGCATAG
- a CDS encoding ABC transporter ATP-binding protein: MSQPIILNIAGVNKRFGGLQALTDVGITIHQGQIYGLIGPNGAGKTTFFNVITGLYQPDTGTFELAGKPYSPSAPHKVAKAGIARTFQNIRLFGEMTALENVMVGRHVRSHQGVFGAIFRHKAARDEEASIRARAMELLDFVGIAQFANRTARFLSYGDQRRLEIARALATDPQLLALDEPAAGMNATEKLALRELLVKIKAEGKTVLLIEHDVKLMMGLCDRITVLEYGKRIAEGLPADIQKNQAVIDAYLGGSH; encoded by the coding sequence ATGAGCCAACCGATTATTCTGAATATTGCCGGCGTCAACAAGCGCTTCGGCGGCTTGCAGGCGCTGACCGATGTCGGCATTACCATCCATCAAGGCCAGATCTATGGCTTGATCGGCCCCAACGGCGCCGGCAAGACCACGTTTTTTAATGTCATCACCGGCTTGTACCAGCCCGATACCGGCACCTTCGAACTGGCGGGCAAGCCGTATTCGCCATCGGCGCCGCACAAGGTGGCCAAGGCCGGCATCGCCCGCACGTTCCAGAATATACGTCTGTTCGGTGAAATGACGGCGCTGGAAAACGTCATGGTCGGCCGCCACGTGCGCTCGCACCAGGGCGTGTTCGGCGCGATTTTCCGCCACAAGGCGGCGCGCGACGAAGAGGCATCGATCCGTGCGCGGGCGATGGAATTGCTGGACTTTGTCGGCATCGCCCAGTTCGCCAATCGCACCGCGCGTTTCCTGTCGTATGGCGACCAGCGGCGCCTGGAAATTGCCCGCGCGCTGGCCACCGATCCGCAATTGCTGGCGCTCGATGAACCGGCGGCCGGCATGAACGCCACCGAAAAACTGGCGCTGCGCGAATTGCTGGTCAAGATCAAGGCCGAAGGCAAGACCGTGCTGCTGATCGAACATGACGTCAAATTGATGATGGGCTTGTGCGACCGCATCACCGTGCTCGAATACGGCAAGCGCATCGCCGAAGGCTTGCCGGCTGACATACAGAAAAACCAGGCCGTGATCGACGCCTATCTGGGAGGATCGCACTAA
- a CDS encoding ABC transporter ATP-binding protein: MSDNVLKIAGLKVAYGGIKAVKGIDLEVGKGELVALIGANGAGKTTTLKAITGTLPACKVEGSITYLGNSLKGCKSFHLVENKLAMVPEGRGVFTRMSIRENLMMGAYTRDDKAGIEADIAKWFEVFPRLKERAAQMAGTLSGGEQQMLAMARALMCHPTLLLLDEPSMGLSPIMVEKIFEVIRKVSSEGITILLVEQNAKLALQAAHRGYVMDSGLITMTGNAADMLNDPRVKAAYLGE, from the coding sequence ATGAGCGACAATGTTCTGAAAATTGCGGGACTGAAGGTCGCGTACGGCGGCATCAAGGCGGTCAAGGGCATCGACCTGGAAGTCGGCAAGGGCGAACTGGTGGCCTTGATCGGCGCCAATGGCGCCGGCAAGACCACCACGCTGAAAGCCATTACCGGCACTTTGCCTGCTTGCAAGGTTGAAGGCAGCATCACTTACCTGGGCAACTCGCTGAAAGGCTGCAAGTCGTTCCACCTGGTCGAAAACAAGCTGGCCATGGTACCGGAAGGACGCGGCGTGTTCACCCGCATGTCGATCCGCGAAAACCTGATGATGGGCGCGTATACGCGCGACGACAAGGCCGGCATCGAAGCCGACATCGCCAAGTGGTTCGAGGTGTTCCCGCGCCTGAAGGAGCGCGCCGCGCAAATGGCCGGTACGCTGTCCGGCGGCGAACAGCAAATGCTGGCGATGGCGCGCGCGCTGATGTGCCATCCGACCTTGCTGCTGCTCGATGAACCGTCGATGGGCTTGTCGCCGATCATGGTGGAAAAAATCTTTGAAGTGATCCGCAAGGTATCGAGCGAAGGCATCACCATCCTGCTGGTCGAACAAAACGCCAAACTGGCGCTGCAAGCGGCGCACCGGGGTTATGTGATGGATTCGGGGCTGATCACGATGACCGGCAATGCGGCCGATATGCTGAACGATCCGCGTGTGAAGGCGGCATATCTGGGCGAATAG
- a CDS encoding phasin family protein — translation MFSIPEQFSSATKANVEAQFALFSSLTSKAFEGIEKIVELNLTAAKATLEESSAATKQLLSAKDPQEFFSLTAAQAQPSSEKAIAYGRHLAAITSGTQAEFSKAAESQIAETNRKVISLVEEVSKNAPAGSENAVAILKSAIGNANAGYEQFTKTSKQAVETIEANLASAVSQFTQAAEKAVPRAAKK, via the coding sequence ATGTTTTCAATCCCTGAGCAGTTTTCGTCCGCTACCAAAGCCAATGTAGAAGCACAATTCGCGCTGTTCTCGTCCCTGACGAGCAAAGCGTTTGAAGGTATCGAAAAAATCGTCGAATTGAATTTGACCGCTGCCAAGGCAACGCTGGAAGAATCGTCGGCCGCTACCAAGCAATTGCTGTCCGCTAAAGATCCACAAGAATTCTTTTCGCTGACCGCGGCGCAAGCCCAGCCTAGCAGCGAAAAAGCCATCGCCTACGGCCGTCACCTGGCTGCGATCACGTCCGGCACCCAAGCTGAATTCAGCAAAGCCGCAGAATCGCAAATCGCTGAAACCAACCGCAAAGTGATCTCGCTGGTCGAAGAAGTCAGCAAAAATGCCCCTGCCGGTTCCGAAAACGCCGTCGCCATCCTGAAATCGGCCATCGGCAACGCCAACGCCGGTTACGAGCAATTCACCAAGACCAGCAAACAAGCTGTTGAAACCATCGAAGCCAACCTGGCATCGGCTGTGAGCCAATTCACCCAGGCTGCCGAAAAAGCCGTGCCGCGCGCCGCCAAGAAGTAA